ACGGTCAAGGTCGGCGAACGCGGCCAGATCGTCATTCCCAAAGACGCCAGAGAACTCTTCGAGATCAGGCCGGGCGACACGCTGATGGTCCTCGGTGACGAAAACCACGGCATTGCCCTCGTAAAAGCGGACAAGTTTCGCCAGATCGCCATGAAAATGCTACAGATGTTCGAACAGGTGCCGGAAGAACCGCCGGAAGAATGAAATCCGGACCGTGG
The genomic region above belongs to Methanoculleus sp. SDB and contains:
- a CDS encoding AbrB family transcriptional regulator gives rise to the protein MFHNHHNHDKKHIFGTVKVGERGQIVIPKDARELFEIRPGDTLMVLGDENHGIALVKADKFRQIAMKMLQMFEQVPEEPPEE